The Salvelinus namaycush isolate Seneca chromosome 16, SaNama_1.0, whole genome shotgun sequence genome has a segment encoding these proteins:
- the LOC120060574 gene encoding ATP-sensitive inward rectifier potassium channel 12-like, producing MSVGRINRYSIVSSEEEALRLTNMHSSSGGGMNGFGNGKIHTRRKVRNRFVKKNGQCNVQFTNMEDKSSRYMADLFTTCVDIRWRYMLVLFTLVFVLSWLAFGLAFWVIALLHGDLDNPAGDDNFTPCVLQVNGFVAAFLFSIETQSTIGYGYRCVTEECPVAVFMVVFQSIVSCIIDCFMIGAIMAKMARPKKRAQTLLFSHNAVIALRDSKLCLMWRVGNLRKSHIVEAHVRAQLIKPRITDEGEYIPLDQIDINVGFDKGLDRIFLVSPITIIHEINEDSPLYGIRKNDLETADFEIVVILEGMVEATAMTTQARSSYLATEVLWGYRFEPVLFEEKDLYKVDYSHFHKTYEVPSTPCCSAKDMVENKFLVPTSNSFCYENELAFLSRDEDEEEEVVGMGSGTFRALANLNSPDRNNRHEFERLQTTRGLDQRSYRRESEI from the coding sequence ATGAGCGTTGGGCGGATCAACCGTTACAGCATCGTGTCGTCCGAGGAGGAGGCGCTGCGCCTCACCAATATGCACAGCAGCAGCGGTGGCGGCATGAACGGCTTCGGCAACGGCAAGATCCACACACGCCGCAAGGTCCGCAACCGCTTTGTCAAGAAGAATGGCCAGTGCAACGTGCAGTTCACCAACATGGAGGACAAGTCTTCGCGCTACATGGCCGACCTTTTCACCACATGCGTGGACATCCGTTGGCGCTACATGCTGGTGCTGTTCACACTGGTGTTCGTGCTGTCCTGGCTGGCCTTTGGCCTGGCTTTCTGGGTTATAGCGTTGCTCCACGGCGACCTGGACAACCCGGCCGGAGACGACAACTTCACGCCTTGCGTCCTGCAGGTCAACGGCTTCGTGGCCGCCTTCCTGTTCTCCATCGAGACCCAGTCGACCATCGGCTACGGCTACCGCTGTGTGACAGAGGAGTGTCCGGTCGCCGTGTTCATGGTGGTCTTCCAGTCCATCGTTAGCTGCATCATCGACTGCTTCATGATTGGCGCCATCATGGCCAAGATGGCAAGGCCCAAGAAACGTGCACAGACACTACTGTTCAGCCACAACGCAGTGATCGCTTTACGCGACAGCAAGCTGTGCCTCATGTGGAGGGTGGGGAACCTAAGGAAGAGTCACATCGTAGAGGCCCATGTCAGAGCTCAGCTCATCAAACCCCGGATCACTGACGAAGGGGAGTATATCCCCCTGGACCAAATAGACATCAATGTGGGCTTTGACAAAGGCCTGGACAGGATTTTCTTGGTTTCTCCCATTACGATTATCCATGAGATCAATGAGGATAGTCCACTCTATGGGATCAGGAAAAATGACCTAGAGACGGCGGATTTTGAGATCGTGGTCATACTGGAAGGGATGGTCGAGGCAACCGCCATGACCACGCAGGCCCGCAGCTCCTACCTGGCCACGGAGGTACTGTGGGGTTACCGGTTCGAGCCAGTGCTCTTCGAGGAGAAGGACCTGTACAAGGTGGATTACTCTCACTTTCACAAGACCTACGAGGTACCGTCCACCCCGTGCTGCAGTGCCAAGGACATGGTGGAGAACAAGTTCCTGGTGCCCACCTCCAACTCCTTCTGTTACGAGAACGAGTTGGCCTTTCTCAGCCGggatgaggatgaggaagaggaggtggtggGCATGGGCAGTGGTACGTTCAGAGCACTGGCCAACCTGAACAGTCCTGACCGGAACAATCGACACGAGTTCGAGCGGCTACAGACCACCAGGGGACTGGACCAAAGGTCGTACCGCAGGGAGTCGGAGATATGA